A region of the Pelecanus crispus isolate bPelCri1 chromosome 1, bPelCri1.pri, whole genome shotgun sequence genome:
ATAAGGTAATAAAAATGCAggtggagaaagggaggagacAACTTTAAAGAGGATGAAAGTTGGTTCGGTACATCCACACCAATGGGCGATTTCAGTTGGTTTGAAAGTCTCTTGACTTTGACTCATTTCCTAAGCAAGAGGCCACTTTGCGAAGCCATCATCAATGTGGCTCCGCAGGTGACCAGCATGTTGGGGCTTCCTGAGCTCAGTTCACAAGCAGCTTTCTCCCAGCGTCTGGCAGAATTTGGCAAAGTCACAGATCTTATTTGGCATATTTAGGCCATGAACTCTGAGCCATCCGCTTCAGTGCTGGCTTCTGCACTAGCTGCAAGGATTTGGCCGAGAAGGGCAGATGaaatcaaaatacagctttgccGACACTATGCCTATCGAGCAaatttcccctttctcctcacAAAAGGTGAGAGTTCTCAACATTTTTATGTGGGCAACGTCACCAAATTCTCGGCAATCTGATACTTTCTGTGTTCGCTGTATATGGCACGATCTGTTttgtagacaaaaaaaaagtgtttctctgGGCTAAATGCCACAAGTCTCAAGAAGTCTGGGAGATGCACCTTGGAAATCACTGCTTTGTATTTCATGCGGTGTGATTAACAACAATGTggaattctatttttttatatagtaATCGTGTTGAGTAAGTTTATGTGGAAACTTCACGGCAAGCGTTTATATTAACCTCTTGTATCGGAACTTCTTTCCCAGAATTCTTAAAAGTTTCAAATACTGCCCAACGCTACCTCTCCCATCTGGTTTTGAGAAAAGACTGAATTCCAGGGTGTGCCACTCGGTCTCATGATCTTTAAACACTTTTGAGCTGTTCACCCTGCTGTCTGTCAAGACACTAAGAGTTGCTGCATGGCCAGTCACTACCAAATATTTAATCATcttcacaaacagaaaatcaaatccTATTTCAAGACCGATTTTATACAACTTCAGCTTCCAGCAATTGAATCTCCTTACATGTGTGTCAGCAAAGTTGTGAAGCTCTGACATTGAGGtctcctgttttttcttctcccacataACTGAAAATCTCTTTACAGCGGGGAAGAAGAATCAATCAGCCTCACCCTACTTTCAGATACAGAGTTCAACTGAAGACTCTCACTGTAAAGCTTGTTTTCTGCTCCCTGAATTGTTCTGTGGTCtttcttttgattattttaattacctCAGGTGAATTTTCAAGTCATTGCTCACCCTGAGGTGCTGTTCCTCCTCAGCTCTCAGATGAACGGGCTAAGCATCGCTACAAGTCTTCTCTCGAGTAGGATGTGCAACATCTTCAGGTGTCTCACAAAATACTAACGAATTCAACTGCAGTCCTGCCACtccatctgcattttttcccttctgtccgttatagcaaaggaaaatgagagcAAGGTGGAAGGTTTTCCTTGCATTGGAAATTGTTAGGTTAAGGCAgatgtttggctttttaaaagatatagCAAGAGAACTGCATCAACGAGATCCCCGCCTGCCAGGCTGCTCCCTGTAGTTACCCGACAGTTGTTTCAGAGGTGTTTAAGTAAGTGCCTAAGACTAAGATACGCAATCACATTTTTGGGATCTACACAATGTCCAATCCCATTTGCATTATTCCCCACGTAATCTCACCGACTGGAACAGGATTACCTGCATAAGTGATGCAAACGGGATTTTACCGTGTTCCTCAAAAGACTTACTGGCTACCCCCTCCAAACGGTGCGCTGAAAGGCAACCCACTTTAAGCCGTCATTACAAAGACGTCTTCTAAAACTTACAGAGGAGTCAGTGGGCAAGGTGGTGTCCCGCTTGCGGCCTTTGAAATCCCCTCCTCTGTTCCATCGGAAGGAACTCATGCATCCTCCCTGAGAAAGCTCTGAAAGCAACAAGATTTCTTCAGTTACCAGGGGCTGAAAATACATGAAACTGGTGTTTTAGGCTAGTTTCAGGGGCTTCATCCATGCTTCCAGTGTACAAAATAGGAAAAGTTCAGCTAATGAAATGCTTGGAAAGATATATAATACAGGGAGGTAAATTTACaggataatttttatttgtagttAATGAACAGattattattaaaagcaaagcactttGAGCACCCCGAGCATGCctgaggaaaatgagaaataaagcttttaaaaaacattcccAAAGTTTCATCCAAGGCCTGCATCGTTCTGTCgctataaaaaggaaaagttgcaAAGAAACATCTCTCCTGCTTAAAAGCAGCTCTCATCTCTGCCGTGGCTCTTCAAACATCTCCACCGAAGGAATGTCTGATGCCAGCAACACTTGGCTGTGGTAATGGAAGTGTTTTAAAGTCAGTACGATGACACTACGTACCTTTGATCCTTTCGACCAAAAACTCCTGGTTTGGTGTAAGATCCAAATACTGCGCTATAGCATTCAGGGTTGGAATGAGTGGAGCTTTAAGGATCTCCACAGCCTGCTTCAGACAGCTGATGCTGGCTTCTGCAACACAAGAAGAGCCAGCACAGGTCAGCTATGACCTCTGCAGAACTCCAAACAGCCTCCCTTACCAGGCGTCGCTACAAAGAGCTCTCCTTTTTGGTGCACCATTACGGTCCTAGAAACATTTAACATGTGATGTTACCCCAACCACTCATTTCAGTCCCAATGAAGTAGTAGCTGTCGGCTGTATGTCACAGAATATACCAGCTACAAGGAACCAACATCCACTttgaagagcagagggagagtAACGAGGTGGGGGTGAGGCCAGCATGGATCAGTTTCTCCACAGGCCATCAGAATGGACACGGCTCTTGAGGAGACACTGCAACAAAGAGCACGGAAAGGTGGCTTTAATTTAACCGCCTCACATCAAATCTGCTTCTTGGTTAAGGGCATATAAATTGGAAGCAGTAAGAGAAGCAGTTTCTTCCGAATTGTATCGTGACATAAAATACAGAACTCCAGCTCATCAGAATGTAAAACAACCCAGttctttcagaaagcagctgatTTTAAGGACAAATTTGGCAAAGCACGTAGGACTGGAGACACTGGTAGTTTATAGCACATCTATCCTGGATATGTTTTCTGACAGTTTAATATGCAATAATTAATCATTTGAGCCTGTAATTCCCCAGCAGCAAGTTTAGGGaaggcggggggtgggggtgggtgggtgggggggaaggtttATGAGTTTTACACGAGACAGGCATCGGTGTGACTTCATCAATATTTCCAGAAGTCTTCTGGGGAACCTGTCCAGCTTAATGAAATGCATGACATGGAACAAAGACTGTGCAATATAGAGTGGAAATGGAACAGTAATATTTAACAGCCCTAATGCATACAACACCTATCCAACGCCCTGGCTATGGAGCGGCCCTCCATCAGCCACCACCGGGAACTCCAAAGCTCCTGTCTCATCCTACCTCTGATCTGCAATTCTGGACACCCCATTCTTCTCAGCTGAGTGCTCACAGACTTGATCTTTCGGACAAGCCACACTAGAATAGTCTTGTTAATCCACTAGGAATGAAAAACGTGAAAATTCAAGAGGTCAGAAGcaacaaaatgttaaaaaaacccccaacccttAGCTTACATCCTCCTAATCATCACCATTACAATCACAAAGAAGCGTGacaacagaaacactgaagCCAACCACAGAGGAAAGTAATTAAATTAGAATATCAAGTTAGGCAGAGTTTAAACGACTCTTTAATATCTTCTAAAAGGCCAGAAAATTCCATGTAAAGGAGtcaggaaaacaaatctctAGAAAGTATCAGATAAAGCTTTTCTGAACAGTGAGGGAAGGGGTGTTATGAAGCACAGCCCTCCCTCCCTAAAGCTAATTTGTACTTTGATGAGTGCACTCCCTCACGTATTTGTTTCAGGAAATCAAGGAGCTGACAGACACTACGTGTGGGATTTGTACGTGACAGGATTTGGGAACTGGAGCAAGCTGGCCCTAGGTTTATGAACAGACGCTCAGGAATCTGGTATGGATCTCATACTAATCTTTGATTTTCaccagtcatagaatcatagaatcgtttaggttgggaaagacctttaagatcatccagtccaaccattaacctacactaccaagtctactctaagccaatcaagggtagactagactaaaccatgtcccaaagtgccacatctacccgtttcttgaacacttccagggatggtgactccaccacctctctgggcagcctgttccaattcttgaccaccctttccgtaaagaaatttttcctaatttccaacctaaacctcccctggcgcagcttaagcccatttcctcttgtcctatcgctaaggacttgggagaagagaccaacacccacctcactacaacctcctttccggtagttgtagagagcgatcaggtctccccctcagcctcctcttctccaggctaaacaaccccatttccctcagccgctccccgtcagccctgtgctccagacccttcaccagcttcgttgcccttctctggacacgctccagcacctcaatgtctttcttggagtgaggggcccaaaactggacacactattccaggtgcggcctcaccagcgccgagtacaggggcacaatcacctccctgctcctgctggccacactattcctgatgcaaaccaggatgctgttggccttcttggccacctgggcacactgctggctcatgttcagccagctgtcaagcagcacccccaggtccttttcggccaggcagctttccagccactcttccccaagcctgtagcgctgcatggggttgttgtgcccaaagtgcaggacccgacacttggccttgttaaacctcatacagttcgcctcagcccatcagtccagcctggccaggtccctctgcagggccatcctaccctccagcagatctaCACTCTAACTACTTAGAGTTACTACTTAGAGTAGTcttactactttaaaaaaaccccacaaaacacacaagcaaaacTACATACTTGATAGATGCTATGACTGAAGGGGCAATTCAAAGCTAGATTTACTAATTATTTTGCCATCACATGTGCAATTAATTCTCCACTGCTCTAGCAATTCCTAGCAATAAGatcaaggtttttctttttgctttttattgcgCTGCTCAGGActgtcaggggaaaaaaaaaatcagcctttgGGTTGGAAGTTTCCATGTCTTGAGCTCAGGAGAACGAGttagaaatactgcagaaaCATCAATTTAGCAATCTGAGTTGCAGCAAGGAAAACCAAATCTTGTCATatcccagctgcttttgtttctcattcAAAAGTGGATGAACTTGACAACTGtgaagttttcagaaaacaaaacacggAGGTGAGGTTGAAAACGCATCTCAGTAGCCATCTCTAAAAGCACGTTGTGTTTTTATCTCCCTGTGCCAGCCCACCCCAATCCTCAAATGGACGCTGCAATTCTTCCCGCCTCCTTCGGCATACAGGGGACATGGAAGTGCTTTTCCACTCTGCTGTGCTTGTTcttaaaaaccttaaaaatcaGGCAGTCCATAGAGACGGGACTTACGTTTCTGAACTTAGCGGTGCAGGAACCCATGTAATCAAGGAGCTGTCGGTTCATTGTCACCCATGCCCAAACCTATGGAAAGGTTTATTAAGTACATGTAAGAATTTCACAGAATACCAAGAGTTTTTAGGGTCTACGGCAATTTCTGATACTAACTACAGCGCGTAATTCAAATCTCGGTTTCCCCCAAATTCTTATATATCTGCTGGCTGTATCGTGACTTCTACAGCAGCAACGATACAATAAACGAAGTGACACTAGGGAAAAAGGACAACTCCCAATACAACAAATTTACACCTACTTTGCAAAAGGGCAAACACACATATACGCAACTCTCCGCTGGCTGCTGCTCACCTTCAGTGGCACATGGCACAAAACAACGACCAAACTGTACCCTTGGGAGCTGTCTTGCTCATTACCTTATCGTAGCTGCTGCTTGGTGAATAGGTTACAGCACTGCCGTAAGAAGCACTGTTGCTTGACAGAGCCTGTAGCTGAGGGCTGTACCCTGCGATATAACTGGTGGTAAACTTTGGCCTGGTACTAGGGAAGCGGGACGGGCTGTAACTCAGCACAATTTGACCCTGGATTGGAGGAGAAGGCGTCGAAGACGGGATGGACTTTGCTGCCAGCTCGCATGTTGGAGTTATTTGTATGGCTGCaataaggaaaaacagaattagCGTTGTGGATGTAGCAGCCCCAAACTCTCCTCCCCGCTTTAAACGCACAACAAAACATATACACAACGCTACCTtaaggcaattttaaaattatgctaaAGGGACACTAGAAAAATCTGGCCCCTACAGAACTCAGTGGTCAAtccactgacagaaaaaaaaaaagagaatgctgAGACACATGACCGCAAGTCAGTACAAATCCTacatagaatgatagaatcatttatgttggaaaagacctttaagatcatgcagtccaaccattaacctaacactaccaagtctaccactaaaccaattaagggtagagtcataattattttcatgtttcctggcttgttgGCTGGCTTATTTCAGATTCAGATTTCAGTTAAATGTTACCAGGCACCTTCCATAACCTGGGAGCCTTCTCCAACCCTTTTCATCAGCTACTTTATCTCCCTACCTTATGCATCTTTAGCCTAGTCAATGTCTTGATTTAGCTGTGCAAATAAACACGTGAGATCCTTGAGCTTTGGTGATCCAGCATTACTCCCATCTGCTTCCCGATTTCTAGACTAGCAGTGTGTAATACTACCGTGCCAGCATTTTGCTTTCGGTTTATTTACCTTGTCAGgttctgctgtattttaaaactctgcttGGATGTTCAAGAGCTTTTTGAGTGACTGCTCTCTGGGCTGTCATTTTCAGACTTCACACAAAGGTCTGCCTGTCCCTCTAATTTGGTTCTCGTTACCCAGCATGATAGTAGTAGGAtatcaaaattaaatataaaccTGCGCTCTCTGCCTTGTTCCTAGTCCCATGTATAGGCTACAGATTCCCTGTCCAACCTCACAATGGTCCAGTGTCTCACTGTCCTTCAGCAGCCGCTATCATCCTCTCCTTTTCAACCGTGTGTGTTTGTTCCCCTTCCAGTGATCCCCACAAACCCCCACCAAATTGCCACTTGATGTTGTGAATTTTAGTACGCTGCCGTTAATTTAGTTTACTGCTCATGTCTGATGAGGTAATTTGGAACTCACGTCACTAAAGGATCCTGCCATTGAGGAAGATACCGtcttgaaacaaaaaagaagaataaaaaaaattgccagaGATCTTTATTACACCCACCTGCATTCTGCAACCCCAGCAGGGACAAGACCAAGCTCGTTGGTGCCACTGTGTATTTGAAGTACATCCAGAAATCAAATAAGGCATTCAGGCTGAACAGAGACGCAAGTGCACGTTCtagaagaaacacagaagtttTTACCACAGCTTGAGCATGAGGAATAGTAAAAGTCTGTTATTTGCAAAAACAGGCATATGCCCATTAAAGATAGGTCATTATTAGTGCTATCAATAAGTGCCAAGTTGGTCAAGTATCTAAGATTTCTTCACCTTCTTATGCAAGAACCATTGGAGATAATTTTCCTTGCTATGTTGGGGTTAATCTAGATtgctaaaatttaatttttgaaaattgatggttattttccaaaaagaacataaaactaCTGCAATGAAGGTTCACAGTATTTCTCAAACATCATCTTCCATCAAATCATCTGTCAGTCATCccatgatttttctcttcctcttgctcCTTCACATCCTCTATTTGATACAGCTAGCTTAGAGTCTACTCATCTGAAGCAAACTTGAAGTATTGTGAAATGCCATCCACACCCACAGTACAACGTAGCAGTAAACTCTGCAGTGTTCTCCAATGCCTTACTCCACACATTAACCAGATTTAATGCACCAAACAAGTTCTTCATGCCCTTTCCTGATGTATCTAAGAAAGCTGTTAACACTCCTTACCTGTCGCTAAAACAGGTGACATTCCAAGTTTCAGGGGAgattacagaaagcaaaacaaagttttggtttaaatttaaaacaaaaaaaaaaaaccaaacaaaaatcataaggaaagaaaaaaaggctggtTTAAAAACCAGCTCTCCAGCAAGAAAACTgacaagtgaaaaaagaaaagaatcctGAACATTAATTGAAATGCTGCAGCAACTCACCAATATACCAGAGCGGCCAGAACGTGATGTTGTAATATGAGCTTATGAGTTTTCCAgacctgaaaagaaaaccaagaagttATCATTTTGCAACTATTCAGTCCCAGGAAATATTAGGGGTCTACAAAGCAGGATGCTTCGCTTGTTTGAATCAGATGTAACAATTAATGTACATTTCAGTATATATAATGCCTGCAATGGACAGATTAAGGAGTCCCCAGGGCAAGGCCACTTTCCGGGCTTCAATCTCTTTCCTCATCTTGAAGGTCCTGTTGATGAGGGAAGTTGTTGGACTCTGTTCTGGTGTCATTATCTGTCAAAATGACAAAATCTGTCAACTTTCATACAGTAACATTCTCAGTCAGCacaagattaaagaaaaaaagcagtaatccAAACCAAACTATATAAATGGAATTCAGCCAGAGTTGGTtttagcatattaaaaaaaaaaccaaaaccccagaTTCTTTTTCCCAGTAAAAGCAGGTAATATTTCTTGGATGAACTCTACTGTCTGCACTGTCACCTCATTACTGGGGAACAGCATCCATCTTCTCCAGTGAGATGCAGATTAGAGGACAGAGACAGATTCCAAactcatttttgaaaaataacgTCCTTCCAAAGCGAGAGGCAAAGCTCCTGCTTTCTCCAGGCAAAGGAagccagaggaaggaaaggccttgcacagctctgcagttttttaatggaaaactcCCACTCATTTCAGTAGGTAACAGAGTATTTTCAGACTGTAAAGCCACCTCCTGTGGGTTCAGTACAGCTGAATACTCTCTGCGTACCTTGCTACCTTTACGCCCAGCAGCACCTTATGTGAAAGAAATAACCCTGGTGACTTTTTCTGCTAGTCCCGTCACCAAAATATGCTACTGTTCCTTCCTGCCACTCACTCAAAAACTTGTCGCATAATTCTTCACTAGATGGGAAGgcaaataatttgctttttggGACAAATACTACAACTGGGCATTACTAcctacaccccccccccccccaaaaaaaaaaaaaccaaaccccaaaagcaaACCCTGAGTCACATTACCTGCTTCTTACTGCTACAATGATTCAACGGTGAAATACTTAACATCAGGATTACTGatgcctggggtttttttgacaggTTTTTCATGCAGTTTGAGCCCCAAGACTTCCCTTCCCACACTGACAAATGTAGCAGCCCTAAGCAGAGATCCTCTCCCTCACCCTCACACTCCCAAGCTCTCTTCCTGAACCACGTCGCCTTGTAGAAGCAGAAGTTGCACCGTCAgggcactgaaataaaacagagattTGGTCCCATTCTACTCACTTGGGAGGGCTGGGTGTGTGCTTTTCACCTCTGGATCAAAATAATGTcctcccacagcccctgccctcATCTACTATGGCATGGTAACGAAGGAAGGGCTCACCTTGATAAGCAAGAAGGCACTGAACCCAGTGCCACACATGGAGGTCCCCCACACCTCCCCTtgccccaaaccccacagctttGCCCATGCACGCCCCTTTGTCACACACAGCCCCCGCTCCCCTTGCCCAAGACCCCACAGCACCCTCCACCCAGATCTCACTGTCACAACCAAAGAACCCCCACAGCTCCCGCTGCCACACTCACGGGGACCCTCACAGCTCCCTTTGCCCACacctgtggtggtgcatcccccacacgcaccttttctctcttcagctgctttatgACCTCATGAATTCCTGCCattgtgtagcgagttggtcagttaggtGCCCCTTAATCGTACCAGAAgtcctacatggttgaagcggGGAGTGAGAACAACCAGTTACCTGGCAGCCTTGAAAAAAGAGCAGTATCATGGTTAGTGGAATTTCAGTAATTACCAACCCGGATGGTGGCTTGGAtggatgactaaagccaatcatctcatgatcctataaaacagcagtcctaagcgAGGCCCTTTCATAGAcccatagaatcatggaatcatttaggttggaaaagacctttgaggtctcctggactgcagcgggctgcatcagcatctccctctgagcgggacacctctcagagctagcaaactcttaaagtttgctAAGATCACAGGTCCATTGCTGAAGACCGACAGTGGAGcttgggctgaaacccttcactccttgaggctcaaccctcatctgttgagaaatgccaaggcatttcactgaactcaaggggaatttttaacacgtataccatttttatatatgtattcatgtctgtgtgtatgcatgtgtaaatcAATTTAGGTactctgtagatgtatgatttaattataaaGTGATTCTTATACTGTTgattatccttattcacataaacagttgaccaagtctgagactaagatcgGAACTCGCCGCAcccagactcctctctgagaaggagtttagaaagcaagggggtctattctgaacctcgtgactcaacgggagggtcctccttaccCCCTGTATATACAATCTCTCTGTGAAgcattccaactcagtgtaacttaattttcctttatgcacttccatagaatcatagaatcatagaatcatctaggttggaaaagacctttaagatcatccagtccaaccattaacctacactaccaaagtagtaatagagtgaaccatgtagtaatagagtgaaccgtgccatctttgaatctgtaacaaAGTCGCTGTTTTGATcgattttgtctaatcactttgttaatcactggTGATcgagtgctattaaaatatcacaatctaATCCTGCAATTTgtcacaagtaaattctaaattGCGACTAAATCAAACTGcgtaaagtcactcattcatgacgaattaacataatcagcagggTTCACAAACCTGCAGTCGCAACAACACCCCGCTGTCACACGCAGGCAGCCTCCACATCTgcccccagccagcacccccacGCCACCCCGGGGGGGTCTCTACAGCTCCCCCCACGCAGAGCTCACCATTCcacacagccagccccacagctcgCACTGCCCACACCCCTGTCACACCAAACAGACCCAGCatctgccccccagccccagccatcaCACGGAggcggccccacagccccacccgcccacagccctgccatACACGGGTGGCCCAACGCCTCCACGACTCGCTGCCGGACGCAGCCTCTCAGAGCCCCCCCGTGCAGGCCCGAGGAGCCAGGcggtgctgggagagggggggCAGCCACAGTACCTGCCGCAGGGCTGAGGGCCAGGGGACGTGAGGGGGGACAGTTCCCCTCAGGGATGGTGGGGGCACCCCATTTTCCCAGCGAAGGGGACGCACAGCAGAGCGCTCCCCTCACGCAGGCCCCAGCAAACGCCTGCCTTGCAGCGGCCGTGCCATCTGCGCTATGTGGACAGCGGGGTCTGTTGCTATGGGGACAGCAGGGCCCGCGTTCTGGTGGGAAGGGGCGCGTCAGGCAGGCGCCATGTTGGCCGCCGCGGGGAAGGTACGAAGATGGCGGAGAGGGGGTGAGCAGCTAACTCGCTGCCCTGTGCCCcggtgctgtggggcagagccatgCATTGCTGTGTGTTTGCTGATTTATCTTTATAGCTAAATTAATTGATTACACCTAGTACTGTATATCAGGCCGCACATTGCCGAGGTCAGCAGTTAAAACTTGAGGAGATTTTGGGTCTGTTTGTGTGCTGTACAGGTGTAACttcatatttctgttctgaagtgCTGGAAATGAAGAGGGTTGTGtgagcgtgtccagagaaggacagcaaagctggtgaagggtctggagcgcaagtcttatgaggagcggctgagggaactggggttgtttagcctggagaagaggaggctgaggggagaccttatcgctctctacaactgcctgacaggagggggcagtgaggtgggtgttagtctcttctcccaaggaacaagtgatagggtgaggaaatggcctcaagttgtgccagggaaggtttagattggatattaggaaaaatttctttactgaaagagtggtcaagcattggaacaggctgcccagagtggtgggggagtcatcatccctggaggtattcaaaaaacgggtagatgtgtcactttgggacatggtttagtgggcatgggggtgttggggtgacggttggactgatgatcttaagagatcctttccaaccttaatgattcctagttttactttcataaaaaaataatccagccaccaagccaggaaagatgaaattaagtattcatagaatcatagaatcacagaatgctttgggttggaagggacctttagaggtcatccagcccaaccccctgcagggagcagggacagctttaaccagaccagggtgctcagagccccgtccaacctgaccttgaatgtttccagggatggggcctctaccacctctctgggcaacctttgccagtgcttgaccaccctcattgtaaaaaacttctttctaatgtctagtctaaatctattcttctttagtttaaatccgttattccttgtcctgtcacaacaggccttattaaaaagattctccccatctttcctgtaggccccctttaagtattggaaggtcgcaataaggtctccccgcagccttctcttctctaggctggacaatcccaactctttcagcctggcctcataggagaggtgttctagccctcggatcattttggtggccctcttctggacccactccagcaggtctatgtccttcttgtgctgagggccccagagctggacgcagtgctccagatgaggtcttaccagagcagagtagaggggcagaatcccctccctcgacctgctggccacgcttcttttgatgcagcccaggatacagttggctttctgggctgcaagcacacattgccagctcatgccCAGCTgttcatccaccagtacccccaagtccttctccacagggctgctctcaatctcttcatcccccagcctgtactgataatgggggttgccccgtcccaggtgcaggaccttgcacttggccttgttgaacctcatgaggttcacacaggcccacctctccagctcttccaggtccctctggatgacatctcgtcctcctggtgtgtcaaccgcaacactcagcttggtgtcgtctgcaacttgctgagggtgcacttgatcccactgtctatgtcattgatgaagatgttaaatagcaccggtcccagtacggacccctgagggaccccacttgtcatcggtctccatgtggacatcgagccattgaccacaacccactggatgtgaccatccagccaattccttatccactgaacagtccacccatcaaacccatatctctccaatttagagagaagggtgttgtgggggactgtgttgaacgctttacagaaatccaagtagatgacatcccttgcttttcccttgtccactgatgca
Encoded here:
- the LOC142597129 gene encoding transmembrane protein 209-like — encoded protein: MLSISPLNHCSSKKQIMTPEQSPTTSLINRTFKMRKEIEARKVALPWGLLNLSIAGIIYTEMSGKLISSYYNITFWPLWYIERALASLFSLNALFDFWMYFKYTVAPTSLVLSLLGLQNAAIQITPTCELAAKSIPSSTPSPPIQGQIVLSYSPSRFPSTRPKFTTSYIAGYSPQLQALSSNSASYGSAVTYSPSSSYDKVMSKTAPKGTVWSLFCAIVTSFIVWAWVTMNRQLLDYMGSCTAKFRNWINKTILVWLVRKIKSVSTQLRRMGCPELQIREASISCLKQAVEILKAPLIPTLNAIAQYLDLTPNQEFLVERIKELSQGGCMSSFRWNRGGDFKGRKRDTTLPTDSSVSFRRRLCNDGLNTSAWDSELAAYPLSTIYAPSTAQPTWCLPDAPLPAKMQAPLSL